The DNA region AAATGTGCTGTCATCCCAGATGATGGCACCATTCCGTTGCACAATAAGTACAAAATTTGGGAGGTTCCCTGGCACCTGTCCTATCGCCAGTTGCCCAACTCCCACTGCTTTTACTCCTAAATTTGAAGCTCGTCTCTCCACATCGATCTTTAAAGATCCATGATCCAGTGTAACCTCTTCCTCTCAGGAAGTTTCCCAGTTGATCCTTATTATTAAAGGTGttgtttcttgttcttgttcAAGTCAGGCATTTATCCCAAGCAGAAATCCTTTctcataaacacaaacacacacactccacaTCTATGACATCTTTAAATCAGGGCTGAGGGTTCTAGAATAGCTTGGATgaagatgtgggggggggggggagtagctgAATAAACGGTGTCCTCCCAGTTTCAAGCATCTGTTTGAGGGGGTGAGGGGATCATTTCAACCAAAGCCAAATGAAGCTTAAGTAAAAAAAACGAAGGTAAAAATTAAGTAGAGTTTAGGAATAGCTTAAAGTACAGCTCAAAATTAAGGGCAGCTTCGCAAGAATCAAAGCTTTAAAATGACAGGTTCATATTAACTGCAGCTAAAAGGTATAGGAGCAGTGTCTTGTTAATCAATGCTAAGAAATTAAATACCAAATCTCAAACAAccaatgctctgtcttacacattggcagaaaaaaaaatcagaacacaaaatacaagccgGGCGGATAAGACCTCGTAGACGATCCACACACTTTCAAGGATCTTGGGAGTTTGGGGCTTAAAACAATTTAGAACTTGGCCATCTCCGAtccgacctaagcgtagtacataaaattacctgctacaatgccctacctgtcaatgaatacttcagcttcaaccccaaCAGCACACAACTtcgcaatagatacaaacttaaggtaaacagctccaaacttgattgcagaaaatatgacttcagcaacagagtggtcaatgcttggaatacactacctgactctgttgttacatcctcatacccccccacagcttcaacctgtCAACTGTTGACCTCATCctgttcctaagaggtctttaaggggcatgcataagctcaccagcgtgcctaccgtccctgtcctaatattcctttgtattcgtattcatttcatgtattcatcatCAGGTTTATACTTAtttctgttatctaattcatgcttgatgatataaaattaataaataaacaaaaataatccCAATAATCAAGTCCAGCCTCACTGGAAGCAAACCATTTCAAGGACTGTTTAATTAATGTAATTCATTATTTCAATCATTAAATACGGTGGAATTATTAACCCAAGCTTAAAATAATGTACATGTTAATAATATTAAGTTACAGCCTCCCAGGAAGCGAACCATTAAatggttatttatttaattaattcaattaattatttCAATCAGTAAATACGGTGAAATATTAACCCAAGTTTAAAATAATATGCATGTTAATAATATTAAGTTACAACCTCCCAGGAAGCGAACCATTAAatggttatttatttaattaattcaattaattatttCAATCAGTAAATACGGTGAAATATTAACCCAAGTTTAAAATAATATACATGTTAATAATATTAAGTTACAACCTCCCAGGAAGCGAACCATTAAatggttatttatttaattaattcaattaattatttCAATCAGTAAATACGGTGAAATATTAACCCAAGTTTAAAATAATATACATGTTAATAATATTAAGTTACAACCTCCCAGGAAGCGAACCATTAAatggttatttatttaattaattcaattaattatttCAATCAGTAAATACGGTGAAATATTAACCCAAGTTTAAAATAATATACATGTTAATAATATTAAGTTACAACCTCCCAGGAAGCGAACCATTAAatggttatttatttaattaattcaattaattatttCAATCAGTAAATACGGTGAAATATTAACCCAAGTTTAAAATAATATACATGTTAATAATATTAAGTTACAACCTCCCAGGAAGCGAACCATTAAatggttatttatttaattaattcaattaattatttCAATCAGTAAATACGGTGGAATTATTAACCCAAGCTTAAAATAATATACATGTTAATAATATTAAGTTACAGCCCCAAATGAAGCACATTATGAGAAGCTTCACCTTATATGCAACTTAAAtgattccccaccaccaccttcctCTCTGCAGGCCAGACAGACCCCCGACAACGCCGCCCAACACAGGCCCGCAGCAACCCCGCGGCTCCCTCACCGAGGCTTCCCCGGCCGCCCCGCTTCCAACGAGCGCAAACCGCGCGCCTTCGCCGCTCCTGCCCACTGAGGCTGGCCCTGCCCGGCGCCTGGCAACGCCGGCCACGGCCCCGCCTCTTCCGGCGTGACGAAACGGCGACCGTTACAAGCCTCCCGCCGCGTCTCCAGGCAACCGAAGATAAGGGCCGCGTCGGGCGGTCCCCTCGACTCttgcattctgggagttgtagtttaaaagggagggggaagaaggagcctttggatggaattggattcGTGGGTGGAAATGGATGGATGGCCACTTTGTGGTCTTCTACGGATGGATAGGTTACATAGATAGATTTAGAACGATGTATGTATTCCGTAAAAGAAAGAAGGCAAAAATGATGAGGGGACAAGTAGTTGCATtctggtttattttaaaaatgtttctataACCTCTTTATTGTTTTGATACAGTTtttccatagatagatagatggatggatggatggatggatggatggatggatggatggatggatggatggatggatggatggatagatagatagatagatagatagatagatagatagatagatagatagatagataaggtaggtaggtaggtaggtaggtaggtaggtaggtaggtaggtaggtaggtaggtaggtaggtaggtagaataatagatggatggatggatagatagaataatagataggtgatagatgggtagatggatagagatagatggatggatggatggatggatggatggatggatagatagaataatagataggtgatagatgggtagatggatagagatagatggatggatggatggatggatggatggatggatggatggatagatagatagatagatagatagatagatagatagatagatagatagatagatagataatggtagCTATAGGTAGATAtgataagatatagatagatagatagagatagtgtAGAAGATATATAGATTTAGAGATGGATACAGTGCTAGTTTATATTTGGGTGGGAATTTTTCCTGATGGACTTTCATCTCTAACCTAACCAGGTTTTCCCAGATAGTTTTTCAAGGTTCAACCCCTTCCCGTCACGCCTGAAGTATTCCACGACGGGATTTCATTGTTTCGCAGGTCGCCTTTTGCCGGCTCCTCAAACTGTCAAAGCAACTCCACGAGTCAAGCACGGGCGGCCTTCCGATTGGCCGGGCGGACGCAGCCGGCGAGCCAATCCCATGCACGCCCCGGGATCCGGAAATCCGCCCTCTTTCCCCGCCCTCCGCCGCCTTCTCGTAGCGCGATTGGCTGAGGCGGGCGGCGAGCGCGGGCCTCGATTGGCCGGCGGGCGGTTTGTGTTGTCACGGCAATAGGGAGAAGGGAGCAGCTGGTGCTGCCGCGGCGGCCTCCCCGCCGGTCGCCGCCCCTCAGATTTGGCTCCTCCTGAGGCGCAGCGGCCGCCGCCATGTTTTGCTACTCTGAGGGGCTGCTGGTGGCCTTCTCGACGGTGTTGCTGGCGGCGCTGGTGATGAGCCGGAGCGCCGCGCTGGCCTGCGCTCTGTCGGGCGGCTTCTACCTGGCGCTGCGCCTCTTCAGCCTGGAGCCCGTCGCCCCGCAGCGCGCCCAGCAGGTGGTGCAGCCCCGCGGGAACCCCGCCCGCATCGCCCACCGCGGTGGCGGCTACGACGCGCCCGAGAACACGCTGGCCGCCATCCGGCAGGTGGGCGCCGTTTGTGTGTCCTTTGGGTGGATGTAGCATTGGTTGCGTGTAAAGGGCAtgattgggggaggggaggggggtcttGGTTTGCATTGATTGTGTGTTATACGCAatcgtgtgtgtgagtgtgtgtgtgtgtgagagtgtaatatttggtgggtgggtggtttttgtggacaATAGGCATAGTATGTCTGGACTGCAAACATCTGGATGGCAGCAAATAGGTAGGTATCCCTTGTTAACAGCTGGTTCTTGATGAAAAttaatctatccatctctatcaatcaatcaatctgtctgtctatcatgtatctatatcatctatcccagtgtttttcaaccactgtgccgcggcacactagtgtgccgtgacatagtgtaaggtgtgccgtgggaaaaacactttatatatagtcaatataggcacagagttaaatttttttaacattttctaatggtggtgtgcctcgtgatttttttcatgaaaaaagtgtgcctttgcacaaaaaaggttgaaaaacactgatctatccaTCATATATCTCTATATCAGTCTAGCAATTTATCatgtatctatatatcatctatcatccatcatctatcatttatctacctGTCTATCATTATCTaacaatcaatcatctatctatccattatccATCTCTATCTGTCAATCAATATGTCTgtctatcatgtatctatatcatctatccatcatctatctctatatctgctagctatcatgtatctatatatcatctatcatccatcatttaTCTTATCTACCTGTCTATCATCAATCATTGTCTATCCATCTCTATCaatcaatctgtctgtctatcatgtatctatatcatctatccatccatcatatatctctatatctatcatgtatctatatatcatctatcatctatctacctatctatcatctatatctgtctgtctgtctatctaatctatgaatgagtgtgtgtgtgtattaaatgAACAGTTATAAGTCAGGGATTACCTGCCTTAGTTACAGTACAATGTACATATACACCCATAAACATACTGTTTAGTATTAGTACTGTGTCTATTTTATATCTATTGCGTGTGTGCGTTATATATATGGATTATTTCACAGATTTACTATAGATACTCAGCCACAGAAATTCTACTGGTTTTGTTATGTATAAATCACACTTCTGATTTAACTTTAGAGGGATTTAAATAGTGCAACAGCATGGATTTTAGAAAGTTATTTAATTTACAATATTTGCTTCTCATTCCTGAAGGAATTGAGGGGCTAGCGTTCAGAAAGATGAGATGGGCCTCCCATTGCTACCTTTATTGAATAAGATGCATCTTACAAATGAAGAGGGCCTTGTTGAAAACCATTAAGAGCGATTGCAATTAAATATGTGATAAAGAAAAGGCTAATTTGTTTGGTTTGCAAATAGGAAGGATTAAAACATCAAAGAACCTCCTAAACAGAGGCAGCAAATTAGCAAAGGAGATCACCTGCAAATATTGGTGAATCATTAAAGATAATTATAGTAACTAACTATTTCCCAAGATAATGTACAGTAGACTTGGATCAGAAGGGAATTTATGACAGAAGCTGTTCACACTGTTTCTTTTCCCAAGGGCTGGTAGAAACCAGATTCTAATATTTTTTGTGTAGACGTTGCTGATTTCTGAATGTGAACTCTGCCTTCTTTTGCATTGTTTATTGTATCAATTAATTGCCTGCTACACAATTGTAAGATGTCCCATTCTTTCCTTGTCCTTGCACAACATGGTTGTTCCAGTCAGTGCTACTTTAGAGAAGTCCTTTAACCCATACCAGCACCTGGTCACAAATGTTCTGTCAGACAAAAAACAACTATTTTGACAGCCTCTAAGCGGCCGCAAAGGAGCCCTTCAACCCATCTGAGTGATGCCAAGCATGAAGCCAGGGAAAAACTGCCTAACTTCCATCACTATGAAGTTTGGGGTTGCACCTTTGACATTCAAAGGATGAAATACTCTAGCTTGAAACATTTGTTTTTAGTTTTCCCTGTTGAAATAACATGGATTTGTCACTAGCAATTTTGCTTTGGCTTAGTTGCTTGGATctttgtttctcaacctcagcacatttaaaataaggtaaagataaaggttccccttgctcgCACATATaggctagttgttcccaactctagggtttgatgctcatctccgtttcaaagccgaagagccagcactgtccaaaaacgtctctgtggtcatgtggccagcatgactaaatgccaaaagcacatggaacactcttaccttcccaccaaaggtggttcctatttttctacttgcatttttaggtgctttcgaactgctagattggcagaagctgggacaagtaacgggagctacttatcggcactagggattcaaactgacgAGCTGTTGACCTTTCtaaccgacaagctcagcgttttagatTCATGGACTTAAATTGTCACAAGGCAAAGTTATCCAAATGCATTGAATGAAAAGCATACCTTGTTGTATTCTGTTCTGAAAATGTGGACTTTGTTTCTTAAGGCAGCTGAGAATGGAGCCACAGGAGTGGAACTGGACCTTGAATTCACAGCAGATGGGGTTCCTATCCTGATGCACGATGAAACGGTGGACAGGACCACCGATGGCTCTGGAAGTTTAAATAAATTGACGTTTGCCGAAATTCGACAGTTTAATCCAGCTGCTAAACATAGATTATGGTAAGGGAACAATTCCGTAGTTCACTCACTGAGtcgtgcccaattttatgaccttattTGCCAcggttcttaagcaaatcacacACAGTCCTTAAGCAgacccagcttcccccattgaattTGCCCGTTGGGGCAGTCACAAATGGCAACGACACAACCCCTgaatgctgcaaccatcacaaatacatgctggttggcaagcacccaaattttgatgaaatgacccatggggatgctgggacagttgtaagtgtgaagcttgtttgtaagtcacttttttcagtgccattatggTTTtgaagtcactaaataaatggttgtaagtcaaaggctaTCTGTGCAGGTGCTTTTTGTGAGTTGTAACTTCCCAATAAATAGTCATATTTTATGGTGCTTAAAGGGCTAAATTGTTCAAggatctttaaaaaaacttttaagaatTTCTTTTCTACTGGAATATATCTTGGGATCTTTAGTGGTGGCACAATATGAGTGGGGAAATACTTCCTTTTTTATTGGATATTTTTCTGTTGAAATGCATACCTTTCAAGTAGGCATggtggagttgttgtttttttcctccaggaGGGATTATCGTGGGGAAAGAATACCAACCCTAAAAGAAGCAGTTTTGGAAAGTTTGCATCACGACCTCATCATCTACTTTGATGTCAAGGGACATGCCAATAAGGTACCCTTTCAATAGCTTTTCCTTTCCTGTAGAGCTCTTCCATTTGACAAAATGTTCTGACGATAACATTGCTGAAACAAACGAAGtggcttttttaaacatttattattCATTGCGCTAAAGTAATGACTGCATAAAGGTTTTCTCAGAAATGCTTTTTCTTTAATTCATAGAGCTGTGTTAAGAAAGGGGCAGAGAGCTGGTGGACTTTGGTTTTTTTAAGGGCACTTATTAACGGCAATTTTTTTCTGATAGTATAGAGTACATTGCATCAAGATACTGATCTTTACATACGGTAGTGGCCAGAATTGTGGAAAACTTTTGGAAAAaggtgtatttttgaggtttgatgactAATACCACTTTTTTtaatagtaccataaaattatatatcaatggaaagataatttaatcaagaatgtaatacaACAAAGTTGATTCTTTATCTATATTCTATGAAAAGGtatagccaaatatagccagcagttaatagaagcaatcattcaatcttggctTCAtgttataacagctgcagaactaaaagacttggttcactccatgggaagatgttgtaaggccgtaattcatgctaaaggttacccaactaactgacatggtgataatttttgtatatctcattttttctatggtGTAATTTTTGTActtctcatttttcttctttataactgctattctaatagcaaatccttcataaaagttattacattgcattcttgattaaattatataattttatggtactacttcaaaaaaaaagtggtgttattagccatcaaacctcaaaaatactgtacaattTTCCCAAAAGTTTCCACAATTTTCGCCACTACTGTAcaatggttcactgacaaaagggcgaccgacaaaagggtgaccgACTAAAtcacggtgacaaaaccacgagttctaaaccgcgccaacAAATGAGCgatgaagcgcgctgacaacagcgcgccaacagaagcacgctgtaaacataACCCTGAACCGAACCCtgaacctagccctaaacctaaccctaaaagtaaccctgaacctaacgcttaccttaacttaaatcgcgctgttgtcagcacactgttgtgggcgcgctgatgacgtcgcggttttgtcggcacgctttagtcgagcgcgcatttgCCGGGTCACGCTGTACAGTTACTCTCCTTAGCACCATTAAGTAGAGGCTGTGCCTCTGACAAGGCTCTTTCTCAGTCCtgttatttgaaaaaaatcaagaatggaaGCTTGGAAGCTCCTTCATTGTCCCTAGGGCTGAATTCCGAGTCTTTCCATGAATCCGTGTCCTTTCAATTAAACTAAGTTGCTGTTTTGGAAAGCAACTTTTCCATGTTCATTAGTACATCCTGCTCCATTCACCTGCTTTGATgtgtatttcccccccccaaaaaaacccacaaattaTTTTGCGCTCTGCACATGCCACTTTAATCAGTAACATCTGCTATACAAGAATTCCcttcagtagcaatagcacttagacttatatggcGCTTCATAGTGCtgttacagccttctctaagcagtttacagagtcagcctattgcccccaacaatctgggtttgccttccactttggaaggatggaggaaggctgagtcaaccttgagcctggtaagatttgaactgccaaattgcagtcagccggcagtcagcagaagtagcccgcagtactgcactctaaccactgcgccacctcagtagCTGAAatgtacaagaaaaaaaaaacttgtctttgtccaaagattttttttttaatgccattttctttctcttctggcaGGCGGTTAGAGTCCTGTCAGAGCTCTACCTAGAATATCCACAGCTGTACAACACCAGTGTGGTTTGCTCATTTATGCCAGATATTGTCTATAAGGTGAAGATTTCAAATCATTATTAATATCATAATTTTGTGACATGATAATAAGTTTTTGAGCAGGCTTGGCGTTAACACAAGATGCACAAAATGTTACCTCATAAACAGGGAGGCATATGCTACCTATTTTTTTGGAGCCCTAACGACATCTATGTAGTTCATTTTAATATGCTCAATAAACTGTGGGCCCTCCCTATGTTGGAAAATCAGTGTAAGAAGCGTTTGGATTCAGCCTAAAGGTTAATCAAATTGGTGTTTTACATTGGTTGAGGGGTGAAGAAATGTGTTTGTCTCGGTGCTTTTTATGCGTGTGTGTTCAGTTTATAACACCAATGCCCTACTTCATCTCTCTGAGGAAAGAGTGAGTAATAGGTAACTTTCTGTATGcaatcatcctcttttaacaaccccataatcccttgcggggtggagtctgggcaactgaatggagctagcagagtgtttactggccagatgcccttcttgtcaccaatgcagagttttgttcggcagataacattctcattgtgcccagagagaaatatccgcctctatctaggatcgaaTTCacaggccactgcaccactcctaaCTTTCTGTATGCCATAGGTGggatatttgtgttttaaagtgTGTCTGCATTGACTGAACTGCTCATCTTCAGATGTCCTATCAAAAAGGCTGAAGCATTTCTGAACAAGATCTGTTCAACTTGGAAGTAAatgctcatgggggggggggggaaatcagtggGATATCAAAGTTTTGCATCATAATGCAAAGCAAGGTGGATATTCCTACAAACCATGATTTGCAGTTTCATTCTCACAACCTCCCAAGCTGCCAGAATGTAGGCAAGGTTGTTTATTATAACCTCATTAAGGTATCGGGATGCACGCGTTTAGCTTCGTGTGATTTGGTCTTTTAGATGAAACAAGCTGACCGCAATGTCATAACAGCTCTGACCCACCGACCTTGGAGCATCAGTCACTATGGGGATGGGAAGCCCCGCTTTTCTGTTTATTGGAAACACTATTTGTCTATGACCCTCGACGTTATCATGGACTGGAGCATGCACAACTTCCTGTGGCATTTCTGTGGCGTTTCTGTTTTCCTGATGCAGAAAAATTACGTTTCACAGTAAGTTGAACAGCATACTTGAGTTTCACCAGTCTGTGGCTGCTAAGAGTTCTTGGCGGGGGATTGcatggagaaaaaaaagacaagctGGTGTCACATTTATGAAACAAAGACCTGAGGAACAATGGGATCTGTAGAGATAGCTTTCTCTGGATGAATCCCAAATTTAAACGGCTTTTAATCCTGAGGAACATTGGATCTACACTGAGCTTTTTCTGGATGAGTCCCAAATTTAAATGGCTCTAATTGCTTTTTTGGATTTTTAAAGACTTGCAAAATTCGTTTTGCTTGCCATGTAAATGTATactacatctgaactagactgttgtttctatgtgtcatataatatatatatggatatatgcataattttttatttattattttgtcatgTAGTGtttattggaggtggtgaccctttgagagctgtatgcaatgaaatttcattttaatgtatgccgattaatgtacatttaaagtaaaaatgaaatctatctatctatctacctatctatctatctacctatctatctatctatcactgtcTATATGTATCTCAGTTTAtctttgtctgtctttctgtctctgtctctctctatcctaGCTTTCTGTCCTAGCTATCTAATAGATGttgtctacctacctatcttcatctatctgtatctatcttatctatctctagCTAGCTATCCTAGCTATTTGTCTTATCTGtcctatctatctaatatatgtgttctacctacctaccaatcttcatctatctgtatatctatatatcatatctatctgtctgtctgtctatctatctataatctaattatctatcatctattatttacctatctacctacctacctatcatccatccatccatccatccatccatccatctatctatctatctatctatctatggaaaGAACCGTATCAGAACAATAAAGaggtttttaacatttttaaaacaagccAGAATGCAACTACTTGTCTCCTCATCATTTGTGCCTTCTTTCTTTTAGGGAGTACATAAATCGTTGGTCCTCTAAAGGGGTTCACGTTGTTGTTTGGACCGTCAACACGCTTGCCGAAAAAATGTATTATGAAAATGTTCTTCAGACCAGCTACATGACCGACAGTTTACTAGAGGATTGCGACCCTCACTACTAGCTTGATCTTCAACCCGCCGATTGGCTTCCTTAGTCAGACTGGAGTTCAGTGGgacttttatgattttatttcgTTTTCCTCAAGGAGAGGAAAACGATTACTTTTCAGGTTGCACCAAGCTACTTCCTTTTTTTGCTGGGAGATTTCTCATGACTAGCACTTTTCCTCCAAGAACGAATCGGCATCTTTTTAGTCAAATAGATACGTGCAgcttaaacaaggaaaaaaacccgATATACTACAAGGTAGGCAGAATTAAGAGGGTTGGGAAATGGAACTTTTTGGAAAACTCATGAATGCTCCATTTTTTCCCCTGGACCTTCCCTGGCCTCTGCTGCGCTTGCAGTGGTTGGGCAGTTTTCCAGAAGTAAATCCGAAATAGTTTCGAGGCGTTCTGGAGAGGTCTCCTTGCGCCCCCAAACAGCTCTGTTTTATCCAGAACATCAGTTCAGAAAAATAGCCAATTACCCCAGTCAATGTttggatgtttttttccccaatgttcTATTCCTAAATCTGAGTTTTTCACATTCCTGGTGCAAGGCATATCGTAATGGCTGATTTATACATGATCAAAACAGAACTACCAACTACACTGGAAAAAAACCTCTTGCCGTGTAGTCTTCACATGAATTGAAAGATTGGACTGGACTTAAGAAAGAACACAGGTTGTCTGTATTTGGGCTaggaccattcattcagcaaacGTGCCACGTTACAGCAGCGCTGAACGAATGGTGGTTACAACCAAACCTCGGATGTCCAACCATCAaagcattcccacagtcacacAAATGCAATCTGGGCAGCTGGCAACCAGTTTGCACTTACAACCAGTTCCCACGCCCCGTATTCACACAATCAGCTTTGCAGccttctctgccagcttctccaGAAAGTCGGTGGGGAAGCCCGCAGGGAAGATTGCAAGTTACTGAGGTAAGTTTCTCACGCCTCCCTGCCCCCTAGTGCTtgtgccagtggtgggctgcttagggttcgggcgatcctctagcGGAGATTCTGTGTGGTTCGGCAAACCtccaaatcctactcctggctggccccgcccatcccgTTTCAAGCCTCCAGGGAGCCTCCGGAgtccgggggaggccattttcgccctcctgaaggctcaaggaaagcctccggaacccggggagggcgaaaacaggccccctgccatggtgcaggaggccaactaggccacacccacccaacaacccggcagagaacctgttactaaaatttttgaagcccacccctgagtctATCCATTTGTTCACCTTCTCTAACTAGCACCATGCCTCACCTACAACCCTTCACATCCTCACATCACCAAATCATCTACCCTTCCTGGCCCATGCCACGCTTCTCATGCACCTCATCACACACCCCTCCACACCATCAAGACACTGCCCCCCCCTccttggctcctcctcctccttcccagcAACAGCCTTTTATTCGTCTGGACcctgcaacttcctgccagcttccccactgactttgattGTGGGAAACCAACAGGAAGTTGCCTTGCCCAATTACCCTGGGATTCAGTTAACAAAGGAAATCAAGAGCGCAATTTCGCAATTGCCATTGCGAAGCGATGTGGTGGCACTTTACAGTTGCATTGCTTAGGgacagaaattctggccccaactgctgtcttaagttgaggactactaccTATAGTTGGGGAGAATACTTCCAGCTATATCTGGTGTGTAAGTATTTTCTCTCTCCTGCCCGTAAATTCAAGGTGCAGCTTCAATAACTCAGTTAACCTCTTTTATCAATACGTAGCAA from Thamnophis elegans isolate rThaEle1 chromosome 14, rThaEle1.pri, whole genome shotgun sequence includes:
- the GDE1 gene encoding glycerophosphodiester phosphodiesterase 1 isoform X2 is translated as MFCYSEGLLVAFSTVLLAALVMSRSAALACALSGGFYLALRLFSLEPVAPQRAQQVVQPRGNPARIAHRGGGYDAPENTLAAIRQAAENGATGVELDLEFTADGVPILMHDETVDRTTDGSGSLNKLTFAEIRQFNPAAKHRLWRDYRGERIPTLKEAVLESLHHDLIIYFDVKGHANKMKQADRNVITALTHRPWSISHYGDGKPRFSVYWKHYLSMTLDVIMDWSMHNFLWHFCGVSVFLMQKNYVSQEYINRWSSKGVHVVVWTVNTLAEKMYYENVLQTSYMTDSLLEDCDPHY
- the GDE1 gene encoding glycerophosphodiester phosphodiesterase 1 isoform X1, whose translation is MFCYSEGLLVAFSTVLLAALVMSRSAALACALSGGFYLALRLFSLEPVAPQRAQQVVQPRGNPARIAHRGGGYDAPENTLAAIRQAAENGATGVELDLEFTADGVPILMHDETVDRTTDGSGSLNKLTFAEIRQFNPAAKHRLWRDYRGERIPTLKEAVLESLHHDLIIYFDVKGHANKAVRVLSELYLEYPQLYNTSVVCSFMPDIVYKMKQADRNVITALTHRPWSISHYGDGKPRFSVYWKHYLSMTLDVIMDWSMHNFLWHFCGVSVFLMQKNYVSQEYINRWSSKGVHVVVWTVNTLAEKMYYENVLQTSYMTDSLLEDCDPHY